In Haloterrigena turkmenica DSM 5511, a single genomic region encodes these proteins:
- a CDS encoding 6-hydroxymethylpterin diphosphokinase MptE-like protein, giving the protein MEFDEWEPVYEAICRDFGYDRTDDERARDVLASLTDDFDLDRLSSLRDATVAVTGAGPSLESESALERARAADAVVAASTAVDTLAANGIDTDCMVTDLDKNPETVRRLTDAGTPVAIHAHGDNVPLVRDVVPDCASEFVLPTTQAAPHGPVRNVGGFTDGDRAAFLADHLGAAELVFVGWDLEDPAVAPPKARKLEWAERLLYWLESRRAERFPVLDGRRDAIDTSALPLE; this is encoded by the coding sequence ATGGAGTTCGACGAGTGGGAGCCCGTCTACGAGGCGATCTGTCGCGATTTCGGCTACGATCGAACCGACGACGAACGAGCCCGCGACGTCCTGGCCTCGCTGACCGACGACTTCGATCTCGACCGCCTCTCGAGCCTTCGAGACGCCACGGTAGCGGTCACCGGCGCCGGCCCGTCACTCGAGTCGGAGTCGGCCCTCGAGCGGGCGCGGGCGGCCGACGCCGTCGTCGCGGCTTCGACGGCGGTCGATACGCTGGCGGCGAACGGGATCGACACCGACTGCATGGTGACGGATCTGGACAAGAACCCCGAGACCGTCCGCCGGTTGACCGACGCGGGGACGCCGGTCGCGATCCACGCCCACGGTGATAACGTGCCCCTCGTTCGGGACGTCGTCCCCGACTGCGCGAGCGAGTTCGTCCTCCCGACGACGCAGGCCGCGCCGCACGGGCCGGTCCGAAACGTCGGCGGGTTCACCGACGGCGATCGGGCGGCCTTCCTCGCCGACCACCTCGGCGCCGCGGAACTCGTCTTCGTCGGCTGGGACCTCGAGGACCCCGCCGTCGCCCCGCCCAAAGCGCGCAAACTCGAGTGGGCCGAGCGACTGCTCTACTGGCTCGAGTCGCGGCGTGCCGAGCGTTTCCCGGTGCTGGACGGCCGGCGGGACGCGATCGACACGAGTGCCCTCCCCCTCGAGTGA
- a CDS encoding HalOD1 output domain-containing protein, translating into MSASSDPSSDAVAPSQAVIEAIAAHEGVDVTDVEPPAYEPLYTVVNPEALDRLFQPAAGSTTARVVLEYEGYEITVFSDGRVDVSDRSVADGSIEFSLED; encoded by the coding sequence ATGTCCGCTTCGTCCGACCCGTCGTCCGATGCGGTGGCACCCAGCCAGGCCGTCATCGAGGCGATCGCCGCCCACGAAGGCGTCGACGTTACCGACGTCGAACCGCCGGCGTACGAGCCGCTGTACACGGTGGTCAACCCCGAAGCGTTAGATCGACTGTTTCAGCCCGCTGCCGGTTCGACGACCGCCCGAGTCGTCCTCGAGTACGAGGGGTACGAGATCACGGTCTTCAGCGACGGGCGCGTCGACGTGAGCGACCGATCGGTCGCCGACGGCTCCATCGAGTTCTCGCTGGAAGACTAG
- a CDS encoding sugar phosphate isomerase/epimerase family protein — translation MDIGVHTPPLADESLEGALSYLDGLGVSAIEPGVGGHPGEDHLSRAEYLDNDAEQQQVRNLLEEYDMRISALATHNNPLHPNDERAERADTELREAIELAGQLDVDAVTCFSGLPAGGPNDEVPNWITAPWPPEHEEALEYQWEQAIPYWSDINDYADEHGVDVAIEMHPNMLVYEPHGMARLREETGERIGANFDPSHLYWQGITITDAIRYLGERDAIHHVHAKDTKIYDAQAREKGVLDTTAYDDEPNRSWLFRSVGYGHGEGHWKDIVSTLRMVGYDGALSIEHEDSLTSSREGLEKAVDLLERAIFETEPGEAYWAD, via the coding sequence ATGGACATCGGCGTACACACCCCGCCGCTGGCGGACGAATCGCTCGAGGGGGCCCTCTCGTACCTCGACGGCCTCGGCGTGAGCGCGATCGAACCGGGCGTCGGCGGCCATCCGGGAGAGGACCACCTCTCGCGGGCCGAGTACCTCGACAACGACGCCGAACAACAGCAGGTGCGAAACCTCCTCGAGGAGTACGATATGCGGATCAGCGCGCTCGCGACGCACAACAATCCGCTGCATCCGAACGACGAGAGAGCCGAGCGGGCGGACACGGAACTGCGCGAGGCGATCGAACTGGCCGGCCAGCTCGACGTCGACGCCGTCACCTGCTTCTCCGGCCTCCCCGCCGGGGGACCGAACGACGAGGTCCCCAACTGGATCACGGCCCCCTGGCCGCCGGAACACGAAGAGGCCCTCGAGTACCAGTGGGAGCAAGCGATACCCTACTGGAGCGACATCAACGACTACGCCGACGAGCACGGCGTCGATGTCGCGATCGAGATGCATCCGAACATGCTGGTCTACGAACCCCACGGGATGGCTCGGCTGCGCGAGGAGACGGGCGAGCGTATCGGCGCGAACTTCGATCCATCGCACCTCTACTGGCAGGGGATCACGATCACCGACGCGATCCGCTATCTGGGCGAGCGGGACGCGATCCACCACGTCCACGCCAAGGACACCAAGATCTACGACGCGCAGGCTCGCGAGAAGGGCGTGTTGGACACGACGGCTTACGACGACGAGCCGAACCGCTCGTGGCTCTTCCGCTCGGTCGGCTACGGCCACGGCGAGGGCCACTGGAAGGACATCGTCTCGACGCTGCGGATGGTCGGCTACGACGGCGCCCTCTCGATCGAGCACGAGGACTCGCTGACCAGTTCCCGGGAGGGCTTAGAGAAGGCTGTCGACCTGCTCGAGCGAGCGATCTTCGAGACCGAGCCGGGCGAGGCCTACTGGGCCGACTAG
- a CDS encoding Gfo/Idh/MocA family protein — protein MDTPMTTDRSDIKTGIVGLGNIGQYHAERLIELDVPLVGGMDVAAEARSRFARRYDVDVYEDHHELYDTVDAVVITTPNKYHEEYAVDAFERDLHVLLEKPLAHSLESAERIADAAANSDGHAMVGFNNRFSNTVRIVRNRIERGDLGEVTHVEANYVRRRGIPGRGSWFTRRQIAGGGSLIDLGVHAIDLALYLLEFPPVSEVTGVARGEFGSDEEYAYLDMWGEDAGPAGFDVDDSASAFIRCRGDRTISLEVAWATNRPANHEFVVRGTEAAARFDLLEGDLTIHSASTAGPDHLENTSIETRENDTHSAEQEEFYDRILRDDPDDRSVEHGLSVQRIIDAIYRSSDDGHTITIEE, from the coding sequence ATCGACACTCCGATGACAACAGATCGAAGCGACATCAAAACGGGAATCGTTGGCTTGGGGAACATCGGCCAGTATCACGCGGAACGTCTCATCGAACTGGACGTGCCGCTCGTGGGAGGGATGGACGTCGCCGCCGAAGCGCGGTCGCGGTTCGCCCGGCGCTACGACGTCGACGTGTACGAAGACCACCACGAACTGTACGATACCGTCGACGCCGTCGTCATCACGACGCCGAACAAGTACCACGAGGAGTACGCCGTCGACGCCTTCGAGCGCGATCTGCACGTCCTGCTGGAAAAGCCCCTCGCACACTCCCTCGAGAGCGCCGAACGGATCGCCGACGCCGCCGCCAACTCGGACGGCCACGCGATGGTCGGCTTCAACAATCGGTTCTCGAACACGGTCCGGATCGTCCGCAACCGGATCGAACGCGGCGACCTGGGCGAGGTAACCCACGTCGAAGCCAACTACGTCCGACGCCGAGGCATACCGGGGCGAGGCTCGTGGTTCACTCGCCGACAGATCGCCGGCGGCGGGTCGCTCATCGACCTCGGCGTCCACGCCATCGATCTGGCCCTCTACCTGCTGGAGTTCCCTCCCGTCTCGGAGGTAACCGGCGTCGCCCGCGGCGAGTTCGGGTCCGACGAGGAGTACGCCTACCTCGACATGTGGGGCGAGGACGCCGGTCCGGCCGGCTTCGACGTCGACGACTCCGCCAGCGCGTTCATCCGGTGTAGGGGCGACCGGACCATCTCGCTGGAAGTCGCGTGGGCGACCAACCGGCCGGCGAACCACGAGTTCGTCGTTCGAGGCACCGAGGCGGCCGCGCGGTTCGACCTGCTCGAGGGCGATTTGACCATCCACTCGGCGAGCACCGCCGGGCCCGACCACCTCGAGAACACGTCCATCGAGACGCGGGAGAACGACACGCACTCGGCGGAACAGGAGGAGTTCTATGATCGGATCCTCCGGGACGATCCCGACGACAGAAGCGTCGAACACGGGCTCTCCGTCCAGCGGATCATCGACGCGATCTACCGGTCCAGCGACGACGGCCACACGATCACGATCGAGGAGTGA
- a CDS encoding ABC transporter ATP-binding protein: MARVRLENITKRYGNETAVDDISLEVEDGEFVTFVGPSGCGKSTTMETVAGLTQPTEGRVYIGDDEVTGLAPKDRGVAMVFQNIALFPHMDVYENISFGLRLRKYSDEEIRQRVEEAADIVQLEGMLDRMPAEMSGGQQQRVGIARAIVRNPDVFLMDEPLANLDAKLRVHMRTELQRLHRELDATVIYVTHDQAEAMTMSNRIAVLNDGKLQQIAPPLVCYNEPTNLFVAGFIGSPSMNFVEGTLIEGGLETNNFIIDLDPGRLSGVSIGDEVTLGVRPEDVHLTQYADSLAAATDPIDARTDVLEPMGDEVFVYLLLSEAATGSMDQDPATSPNQLLMSVTPDTEIEAGQDVDVVLDRSKIHLFDTATGDALLHGLTDRSEREPGTTPTEADS; the protein is encoded by the coding sequence ATGGCACGAGTACGACTCGAGAACATCACGAAACGATACGGAAACGAAACGGCAGTGGACGACATCAGTCTGGAGGTCGAGGACGGCGAGTTCGTCACCTTCGTCGGCCCCTCGGGCTGCGGGAAGTCGACGACGATGGAGACGGTCGCGGGGCTGACCCAGCCCACCGAGGGTCGGGTCTACATCGGCGACGACGAGGTCACCGGCCTCGCCCCCAAGGATCGCGGGGTCGCGATGGTCTTCCAGAACATCGCGCTGTTCCCCCACATGGACGTCTACGAGAACATCTCCTTCGGCCTCAGACTGCGCAAGTACAGCGACGAGGAGATCCGTCAGCGCGTCGAGGAGGCCGCCGACATCGTCCAGCTCGAGGGCATGCTCGATCGGATGCCGGCGGAGATGTCCGGCGGCCAGCAACAGCGCGTCGGCATCGCCCGCGCGATCGTTCGCAACCCGGACGTGTTCCTGATGGACGAGCCGCTGGCGAACTTAGACGCGAAACTCCGGGTCCACATGCGGACGGAGCTCCAGCGGCTCCACCGGGAGCTGGACGCGACGGTCATCTACGTCACCCACGATCAGGCCGAGGCGATGACGATGTCCAACCGCATCGCCGTCTTGAACGACGGGAAACTCCAGCAGATCGCGCCGCCGCTCGTCTGCTACAACGAACCCACGAACCTCTTCGTCGCGGGCTTCATCGGCTCGCCGTCGATGAACTTCGTCGAGGGGACGCTCATCGAGGGCGGGCTCGAGACGAACAACTTTATCATCGACCTCGATCCGGGCCGGCTTTCGGGCGTGTCGATCGGCGACGAGGTCACCCTCGGGGTCAGACCGGAGGACGTCCACCTGACCCAGTACGCGGACTCGCTGGCCGCGGCGACGGATCCCATCGACGCCCGGACCGACGTCCTGGAGCCGATGGGCGACGAGGTCTTCGTCTATCTGCTGCTCTCCGAAGCGGCGACGGGCTCGATGGATCAGGATCCCGCCACGTCGCCGAACCAGTTGCTGATGAGCGTCACCCCCGATACGGAGATCGAGGCGGGCCAGGACGTCGACGTCGTGCTCGATCGATCGAAGATTCACCTCTTCGACACCGCGACCGGTGACGCCTTGCTCCACGGCCTGACCGACCGCTCGGAACGAGAGCCCGGGACGACGCCGACGGAAGCCGATAGCTGA
- a CDS encoding carbohydrate ABC transporter permease, which yields MSDPNEPTDPNDARGTDDGDRPRDPTLRRPDGGRNVLKEGRDAELDRGPLQQWAANSIENPERVYRALFYVAAIFFLFTTLFPFYWLLMVALTPEGQLQDIVFTPNGFNPGAFIEVFEVIPFHVYMFNSFVIALASTAVVLVVASLAGYAFGRLEFTGRTPLMLLVLIISFFPPAAFFIPLNDLFNTSFFFLEPITGDGTLYNTPFALVTPLSAIFMPLAIFILTTFYSQIPDGLEDAARVEGTTRLGALFRVIIPLSAPGVATAGVLTFIAVYNEFFFSFLMTDGQPQNWAPILDGILAYQGQYEVLYHLMAAASIIGVIPVAILVVIAQEKIVSGLTAGALKE from the coding sequence ATGTCCGATCCGAACGAACCCACCGATCCGAACGACGCCAGAGGTACCGACGACGGTGACCGACCGAGAGATCCGACGCTCCGCCGCCCCGACGGGGGCAGGAACGTCCTCAAGGAGGGCCGCGACGCGGAGCTCGACCGCGGCCCGCTCCAGCAGTGGGCCGCCAACTCCATCGAGAACCCCGAACGAGTCTACCGGGCGCTGTTCTACGTCGCGGCGATCTTCTTCCTCTTTACGACGCTGTTCCCGTTCTACTGGCTGCTCATGGTCGCGCTGACGCCCGAAGGACAGCTCCAGGACATCGTCTTCACGCCGAACGGGTTCAACCCCGGCGCCTTCATCGAGGTCTTCGAGGTCATCCCGTTCCACGTCTACATGTTCAACAGCTTCGTGATCGCGCTGGCCTCGACGGCCGTCGTCCTCGTCGTCGCCAGCCTCGCGGGGTACGCCTTCGGTCGCCTCGAGTTCACCGGTCGGACGCCGCTCATGCTGCTGGTGCTGATCATTTCCTTCTTCCCGCCGGCGGCGTTCTTTATCCCGCTGAACGACCTGTTCAACACGTCGTTTTTCTTCCTCGAGCCGATCACCGGCGACGGGACGCTCTACAACACTCCCTTCGCACTGGTGACGCCGCTGTCGGCGATCTTCATGCCGCTCGCGATATTCATCCTCACGACCTTCTACTCGCAGATCCCCGACGGGCTCGAGGACGCCGCCCGCGTCGAGGGAACGACCCGACTCGGTGCGCTGTTCCGGGTCATCATCCCGCTGTCGGCCCCCGGCGTCGCGACGGCGGGCGTGCTGACGTTCATCGCAGTCTACAACGAGTTCTTCTTCTCGTTCCTGATGACCGACGGCCAGCCCCAGAACTGGGCGCCGATCCTCGACGGGATCCTGGCCTACCAGGGCCAGTACGAGGTGCTGTACCATCTGATGGCCGCCGCGAGTATCATCGGAGTGATTCCGGTCGCGATACTCGTGGTCATCGCACAGGAGAAGATCGTTAGCGGACTCACCGCAGGAGCACTCAAGGAGTAA